The genome window TTTTTGATTCCTAGAAATTTGATGAAAAGAGTTTTTAACTTGCGCAACCTAACTAATGAATCCATATAACAACATGCCAATATCTACTTCTTAATAAATAGTTTAATGATTCCAGTTCTGAAGCTGATATTTTGGATGAAATTGTTGGTGAGATTCTACTCAAAGTAAATTCCAAGGCTTTAGCCGTCTGTAAATCTCTAGTTAGGCTGGATTCTCGTGTTGAAGAAATAACACCACTGGGAGTGGATTGCAGTGTCAGAATTGATGACAGGCTTGAAGTATAGCTACTCGACCAAGCGTGCTCGTTGGACTTTCTCctgaaaataaattgaaaataattattctGGTGTCTCGTCTCTGATGAAAATTGACATCAAAGCTAACAATTTGGCATTTATCTGGAGTGCATTGATGGTAATTGTTCCTGGATCAGTATTTTCTGCGAGAGAAGGCGATGATAAAATTGAGTTCACAACCACAACTGTAAAAATTTGCAGAACTCGTCTACTGTACAGATCTTAGATCATGAAGATTAGAGAATAAAGCAGCACCACTTGTAATAAAAATTGGAACCGTTAAAGAATCCGACGAGAATTAAAATTTCTAATTTCCTACTGGAATGTGCATTTTTAAGGATACTATTATAGATATAACTCATTTTTTAGTATCTTTATTCGACTTGCATCAGATATCAATTTGAACCAAATTCTttctgacttttttttttgtcataacaAAACTCTTTCtgatttgtataaaaaaaattcttgaaaatgtCAAACGTTATAATTCTCTTCATTTTATCtcaaaaaatcaattatttagctattctaatttaaaattcgTTTCTAGCCTTACTTTGTCCTATCTTGATGTCTATTAATAACCtaattaaatcacattataattatataaattggaTCAAATTTTTAgacaattattttgaaaatcaattataataattttagattGTAATATGTCACATTAGTCTCACTAATTCCTAATTATCTTGTGATTTTATCCTAATCCaatttaaaatagaatttaCAAACGCATCTTAAAATTTAATCTATAAATAACGAAAACAAACGAGAAAACTAGAaagcccctctctctctctcccctctttCGTTATCTcgtctctttctctctcaatctcccccaacttgaaaaCCCTAGGCCATGGCAGCAGCCACAATCAGTCTCCGCAAAGGCAACACTCGCCTCCCACCCGAGGTCAACCGAGCCCTCTTCGTCCGTAACTTACCTTTCAACATCACCAGCGAAGAGATGTACGATATTTTCGGCAAGTACGGCGCTATTCGCCAGATTCGTCTCGGTAACAGCAAGGAGACACGTGGCACCGCCTACGTTGTTTACGAAGACATTTACGACGCCAAGACTGCTGTTGATCATCTCTCTGGGTTCAACGTTGCCAATAGGTATTTGATTGTGTTGTATTATCAGCAGGCGAAGATGAGTAAGAAGTTTGATCATAAGAAAAAGGAGGATGAGATTACTAGGTTGCAGGAGAAGTACGGTGTTTCGACGAAGGATTAGCTTTTTTCGGGGTTTTAAGTGTATGTTTGTATTCGTATGTTAGACATTATGATAATGTTATGAATTGTGTTTTAATGAATTGGGCGTGGTTTTAGGCAATGTGATTATATACTGTGTTTGATATTGATAATTCGGTGTTGATTAACTCGCTATGATTGTAAAATGTTGcgttttttatgaattttgtttGAATTGTGTGTTTATTAAGCAATGTTTTCTTGGGGCAATCTTTGTTTACGGGAATTTGGAAAAATAGTGCCTCTAACCAACACCTAAACCCTTGATAAGAGAAGAGGGTGACTTAGTAGGGTACGGACTCTGTAGCCTAGTGTAAGAATCCTATGTAGCCTCCATTAGTAGTGTAGGAATCAAGGGGGGCTCTGATAATGAAGAGCATTCTGTATACAGGCATATTGCATCCAGAGTAGTTGAGTCCATGTGACATTATCAAATAGGGAGACCTTTTTTACATTGCTAATCAGAAGGATATTATCAGATTTAAGTTAAACATCAACATTCACCTTACTGTGAAATTCTGAATGGAAGCCGCACTACTAGATGAGACCATTAATAACTTTTGAGAATAGATGAATACTATGGAGAGGTTATCTGCCTTTAGATCCTTTTCTTTTGGAGGATGAAGGTTCAAGTTTGGGCTTGATAGGCTTGTGAATGCGTATTGAGGTGGTTATCTGTCTTTTTTGTGCTGCCATCTTTATGTTTTCATCACTTTGCAGAAGTTTTGGATTATATAGCAACTTTGTTTTAATTGAGATATGgactgaattattttttttttaatcacttttttttttgtcataccTTTTTGATCTTCTGCCAGTATGTGATTTAATCTGTCCACCCTACTAGGTCCGATGAGCTAAAGATTTATAGCATATGTATGTGAGATGCTCTACTGCGAGTGgtgttgaaatcttttgtgGCTCTTGAGTCTTATTTTGTTGTGGATGTTGTGGTAATCATGGGTTTTGAATGATACCATGCTTGTGCttggtattttttttcttcattgGTATATATGTGTGACAACAGGTTTGACCGTTTCAGCGGGGTTTGAGTGTTTAGAGACATATTGGTGCACTCATGTATACACAAAAACTGCACTACTTATTCTTCAACAACTTGTACATCGTGAGTTTGCACTTTGCAGTGCATTTATTCTTTATTGCCCACGGACTTTGATACAACACTAAAGTTCCATGTCTATGAATGTTGAATGAAATGTTCCTACTTTGCTACTTCTAAGTTCAGAACGGTGGATCACTACTTATTCTGAAATTATAGTGATCGGGGGGGAAAGTGGGTCACTTGTTACCCAGATCTTCTTTTTGGTTTTGCCTGACAAGTGAAGTTTTCTATCTGTTGAAAATCTCGTATGTTGGCTTTTTCTTTAGATTTTCCCTCTGTTTATGCTGCATCAGTGCCTTCAATTGATTTTAAGCgcgttttaatttattttgtgcATGTTTAACTCGTTGAATAGTTGATAGTTCCAGACTTCCACATACATTTCGTGCATATAAACTGATGTTATTCACCGAGAATT of Daucus carota subsp. sativus chromosome 3, DH1 v3.0, whole genome shotgun sequence contains these proteins:
- the LOC108213161 gene encoding splicing factor 3B subunit 6-like protein, with amino-acid sequence MAAATISLRKGNTRLPPEVNRALFVRNLPFNITSEEMYDIFGKYGAIRQIRLGNSKETRGTAYVVYEDIYDAKTAVDHLSGFNVANRYLIVLYYQQAKMSKKFDHKKKEDEITRLQEKYGVSTKD